A DNA window from Streptomyces sp. 71268 contains the following coding sequences:
- a CDS encoding HAMP domain-containing protein: protein MESGAAARGTSTRAKGGRTRTNGTTEVDTAALNRLLTALTAMRDGNFRKRLTVSGEGVMSEIAAVFNEVADRNLQLTGELARVRRVVGREGKLTERLEAGACEGSWAAAIDASNALVDDLVRPVSEVGRVLSAVAEGDLEQRMDLRSRGADGSAHPLRGEFLKVGRTVNGLVDQLSAFTDEVTRVASEVGTEGKLGGQARVRGMSGSWKDLTDSVNTMASRLTAQVRDIALVTTAVAKGDLSRKVTVHVAGEMLELKNTVNTMVDQLSSFASEVTRVAREVGTEGELGGQAKVPGVAGVWKDLTDSVNLMAGNLTAQVRGIAQVTTAVASGDLSQKVTVSARGEIAQLAGTINTMTETLRTFADEVTRVASEVGAEGLLGGQAQVPGAAGTWKDLTDSVNTAFRNVTTQVRDIAQVTTAVANGDLGQKVTVDVSGEMLELKNTVNTMVDQLSSFGAEVTRVAREVGVEGELGGQAQVPGAAGTWKDLTDSVNTAFRNLTGQVRNIAQVTTAVANGDLSQKVTVDVSGEMLQLKNTVNTMVDQLSLFADQVTRMARDVGTEGRLGGQAQVDGVSGTWKELTDSVNFMAGNLTSQVRQIAQVTTAVARGDLSQKIDVDARGEILELKNTINTMVDQLSAFAEQVTRVAREVGTDGRLGGQAQVPGVAGVWRDLTDSVNSMAGNLTAQVRNIAQVATAVARGDLSQKIDVDARGEILELKNTLNTMVDQLSSFAGEVTRVAREVGTEGRLGGQAEVQGVSGTWKDLTQSVNFMANNLTSQVRNIAEVTTAVAEGDLSKKITVDAKGEILALVTTVNTMVDQLSSFADQVTRVAREVGTEGQLGGQARVPGVTGIWKDLSDNVNLMANNLTIQVRNISQVSAAVANGDLTKKVTVEARGEVAQLADTVNTMVTTLSSFADEVTRVAREVGTEGRLGEQARVPGVAGTWKDLTDSVNGMAGNLTAQVRNIAMVTTAIAKGDLTKKIDIDARGEILELKTTVNTMVDQLSSFAEQVTRVAREVGTDGQLGGQARVDGVSGTWQDLTVSVNEMAGNLTRHVRAIAEVATAVTRGDLSLKIEADAAGEILALQENINTMIANLRETTLANKEQDWLKGNLARISGLMQGRRDMEDVARLIMSELTPVVTAQHGAFFLATPTGDAIDATQEAGDGSGSGAYELRMIGGYGYSKRDMPTVFEPGDGLVGTAAEEKRTIVIENVPAGYLKIGSGLGEAPPAQVIVLPVLFEGQVLGVIELASFQPFTQIQKDFLNQIAEMIGTSVNTISVNTKTEVLLKQSQELTEQLRERSAELENRQKALQASNAELEEKSDRLARQNRDIEVKNTEIEEARQVLEERAGQLAVSMRYKSEFLANMSHELRTPLNSLLILAKLLADNADGNLSPKQVEFAETIHGAGSDLLQLINDILDLSKVEAGKMDVSPTRIAVVQLVDYVEATFRPLTAEKGLDFSVRVSPELPATLNTDEQRLLQVLRNLLSNAVKFTDTGAVELVIRSAGADVPDAIREQLLEHGALRNADAEMIAFSVTDTGIGIAASKMRVIFEAFKQADGTTSRKYGGTGLGLSISREIARLLGGEIHADSQPGRGSTFTLYLPLQPSTLPPHGYPELAVSDISTLSTEATLSTEPAAPLELEGSASESGPAGGANGEAVEPPAGEESGGQRAAEQPTGDATREAGSALPTRGTARRAPRGGASRPPAEPWMLSGQDLVAEPGGSTGFDGEKVLIVDDDIRNVFALTSVLEQHGLQVLYAENGREGIEVLEQHDDVVLVLMDIMMPEMDGYATTAAIRRMPQFAGLPIVALTAKAMKGDREKSIEAGASDYVTKPVDTDHLLTVMRHWMRAE from the coding sequence GTGGAGTCTGGCGCAGCCGCGCGGGGCACGAGCACGCGCGCGAAAGGCGGACGTACCCGTACGAACGGGACGACCGAGGTAGATACGGCAGCCCTGAACCGGCTGCTGACGGCGCTGACTGCCATGCGGGACGGTAATTTCCGCAAGCGTCTGACGGTCTCGGGCGAGGGCGTCATGTCCGAGATCGCCGCGGTATTCAACGAGGTTGCCGACCGCAACCTGCAGCTCACCGGGGAGCTGGCGCGGGTGCGCCGGGTCGTCGGCCGGGAGGGCAAGCTCACCGAACGCCTGGAGGCCGGCGCCTGCGAGGGCTCCTGGGCTGCGGCGATCGACGCGTCCAACGCCCTGGTCGACGATCTCGTACGCCCGGTGTCCGAGGTCGGACGGGTGCTGTCCGCGGTGGCCGAGGGCGACCTCGAGCAGCGGATGGACCTGCGTTCGCGCGGAGCGGACGGTTCCGCGCACCCGCTGCGCGGCGAGTTCCTCAAGGTCGGGCGCACCGTCAACGGGCTCGTGGACCAGCTCTCGGCGTTCACCGACGAGGTGACGCGGGTAGCGAGCGAGGTCGGTACGGAGGGCAAGTTGGGCGGTCAGGCCCGGGTGCGCGGGATGTCGGGCTCGTGGAAGGACCTGACCGACTCCGTCAACACCATGGCGTCCCGGCTGACGGCGCAGGTTCGCGACATCGCGCTGGTCACCACGGCGGTCGCCAAGGGTGACCTGTCGCGCAAGGTCACGGTGCACGTGGCCGGCGAGATGCTCGAACTGAAGAACACCGTCAACACGATGGTGGACCAGCTCTCGTCGTTCGCCTCCGAGGTGACGCGGGTGGCGCGCGAGGTGGGCACCGAGGGCGAGCTGGGCGGGCAGGCCAAGGTGCCGGGCGTGGCCGGGGTCTGGAAGGACCTGACCGACTCCGTCAACCTCATGGCCGGGAACCTGACCGCGCAGGTCCGCGGGATCGCCCAGGTGACCACGGCGGTCGCCAGCGGCGACCTGTCGCAGAAGGTCACGGTGAGCGCGCGCGGCGAGATCGCGCAGCTCGCGGGCACGATCAACACGATGACCGAGACGCTGCGCACCTTCGCCGACGAGGTGACCCGGGTGGCCAGCGAGGTGGGCGCCGAGGGCCTGCTGGGCGGGCAGGCGCAGGTGCCGGGCGCGGCGGGGACGTGGAAGGACCTGACCGACTCGGTCAACACCGCCTTCCGTAACGTCACCACGCAGGTGCGGGACATCGCGCAGGTCACGACGGCGGTGGCCAACGGTGATCTGGGGCAGAAGGTCACGGTCGACGTCTCCGGCGAGATGTTGGAGCTGAAGAACACCGTCAACACGATGGTCGACCAGCTCTCCTCGTTCGGTGCCGAGGTGACGCGCGTGGCGCGCGAGGTGGGCGTCGAGGGCGAGCTGGGCGGACAGGCGCAGGTGCCGGGCGCGGCGGGGACGTGGAAGGACCTGACCGACTCGGTCAACACCGCCTTCCGCAACCTCACCGGCCAGGTGCGCAACATCGCGCAGGTCACGACGGCGGTGGCCAACGGCGACCTGTCGCAGAAGGTCACGGTCGACGTCTCCGGCGAGATGCTCCAGCTCAAGAACACCGTGAACACCATGGTGGACCAGCTCTCCCTCTTCGCCGACCAGGTCACGCGGATGGCGCGGGACGTCGGCACCGAGGGGCGGCTCGGTGGGCAGGCCCAGGTGGACGGGGTGAGCGGCACCTGGAAGGAGCTGACGGACTCCGTCAACTTCATGGCCGGGAACCTGACGTCGCAGGTGCGGCAGATCGCCCAGGTGACCACGGCGGTGGCGCGCGGCGACCTGTCGCAGAAGATCGACGTGGACGCCCGCGGGGAGATCCTGGAGCTGAAGAACACCATCAACACGATGGTCGACCAGCTCTCGGCCTTCGCCGAGCAGGTGACGCGGGTGGCCCGTGAGGTGGGCACGGACGGCAGGCTGGGCGGTCAGGCGCAGGTGCCCGGCGTGGCCGGTGTCTGGCGCGACCTGACCGACTCGGTCAACAGCATGGCGGGGAACCTGACCGCGCAGGTCCGCAACATCGCGCAGGTGGCCACGGCGGTGGCGCGCGGCGATCTCTCGCAGAAGATCGACGTGGACGCGCGGGGCGAGATCCTGGAGCTGAAGAACACCCTCAACACGATGGTGGACCAGCTCTCGTCGTTCGCCGGCGAGGTCACCCGGGTGGCCCGCGAGGTCGGTACCGAGGGCCGGCTCGGCGGCCAGGCCGAGGTGCAGGGCGTCTCCGGCACCTGGAAGGACCTGACCCAGTCGGTCAACTTCATGGCCAACAACCTGACCTCCCAGGTCCGTAACATCGCCGAGGTCACCACCGCGGTCGCCGAGGGCGACCTGTCGAAGAAGATCACGGTGGACGCCAAGGGGGAGATCCTGGCGCTGGTCACCACCGTCAACACGATGGTGGACCAGCTCTCCTCGTTCGCCGACCAGGTCACCCGGGTCGCCCGCGAGGTGGGTACCGAGGGGCAGCTCGGCGGCCAGGCGCGGGTGCCGGGTGTGACCGGTATCTGGAAGGACCTGAGCGACAACGTCAACCTGATGGCCAACAACCTGACCATCCAGGTGCGCAACATCTCGCAGGTCTCGGCCGCGGTCGCCAACGGAGACCTGACGAAGAAGGTGACGGTCGAGGCGCGCGGCGAGGTCGCACAGCTCGCGGACACGGTGAACACCATGGTCACGACGTTGTCCTCGTTCGCGGACGAGGTGACGCGGGTGGCCCGCGAGGTGGGCACCGAGGGACGGCTTGGCGAGCAGGCGCGGGTGCCCGGTGTCGCCGGGACCTGGAAGGACCTGACCGACTCGGTGAACGGGATGGCCGGGAACCTGACCGCGCAGGTCCGCAACATCGCCATGGTGACCACCGCGATCGCCAAGGGCGACCTCACGAAGAAGATCGACATCGACGCGCGGGGCGAGATCCTGGAGCTGAAGACGACCGTCAACACGATGGTCGACCAGCTCTCCTCGTTCGCCGAGCAGGTGACCCGGGTGGCCCGCGAGGTGGGCACGGACGGGCAGCTCGGCGGCCAGGCCCGGGTGGACGGCGTCAGCGGCACCTGGCAGGACCTGACCGTTTCGGTGAACGAGATGGCCGGCAACCTCACCCGGCACGTGCGCGCCATCGCCGAGGTGGCCACCGCGGTGACCCGCGGCGACCTCAGCCTCAAGATCGAGGCGGACGCGGCGGGCGAGATCCTGGCGCTCCAGGAAAACATCAACACGATGATCGCCAACCTGCGCGAGACCACGCTGGCCAACAAGGAGCAGGACTGGCTCAAGGGCAACCTGGCCCGTATCTCCGGGCTCATGCAGGGCCGGCGCGACATGGAGGACGTGGCGCGGCTGATCATGAGCGAGCTGACGCCGGTGGTCACCGCGCAGCACGGCGCGTTCTTCCTGGCCACGCCCACCGGCGACGCCATCGACGCCACCCAGGAGGCCGGTGACGGCTCGGGGAGCGGGGCGTACGAGCTGCGCATGATCGGTGGGTACGGCTACTCGAAGCGCGACATGCCCACCGTCTTCGAACCGGGTGACGGGCTGGTCGGGACGGCCGCCGAGGAGAAGCGGACCATCGTCATCGAGAACGTCCCGGCTGGCTACCTCAAGATCGGCTCCGGGCTCGGTGAGGCGCCGCCGGCGCAGGTCATCGTGTTGCCGGTGCTCTTCGAGGGACAGGTACTCGGCGTGATCGAGCTGGCGTCCTTCCAGCCGTTCACGCAGATCCAGAAGGATTTCCTGAACCAGATCGCCGAGATGATCGGCACCAGCGTCAACACCATCAGCGTCAACACCAAGACCGAGGTGCTGCTCAAGCAGTCGCAGGAGCTGACCGAGCAGTTGCGCGAGCGCTCGGCCGAGCTGGAGAACCGGCAGAAGGCGCTCCAGGCGTCCAACGCCGAACTGGAGGAGAAGTCGGACCGGCTGGCCCGGCAGAACCGCGACATCGAGGTCAAGAACACCGAGATCGAAGAGGCCCGGCAGGTGCTGGAGGAGCGCGCGGGGCAGCTCGCGGTCTCGATGCGCTACAAGTCCGAGTTCCTGGCCAACATGTCGCACGAGCTGCGCACGCCGCTGAACTCGCTGCTCATCCTGGCCAAGTTGCTGGCCGACAACGCGGACGGCAACCTCTCCCCGAAGCAGGTGGAGTTCGCCGAGACCATCCACGGGGCCGGCTCCGACCTGCTCCAGCTCATCAACGACATCCTCGACCTGTCGAAGGTCGAGGCCGGCAAGATGGACGTCAGCCCGACGCGGATCGCGGTGGTCCAGCTCGTGGACTACGTGGAGGCCACCTTCCGGCCGCTGACGGCGGAGAAGGGCCTGGACTTCTCGGTACGGGTCTCGCCGGAGCTGCCCGCCACGCTCAACACCGACGAGCAGCGCCTGCTCCAGGTGCTGCGCAACCTGCTGTCCAACGCGGTGAAGTTCACCGACACCGGCGCGGTGGAACTGGTCATCAGGTCGGCCGGCGCCGACGTGCCCGACGCGATCAGGGAACAACTGCTCGAACACGGCGCGCTGCGCAACGCCGACGCCGAGATGATCGCCTTCTCCGTGACCGACACCGGCATCGGCATCGCCGCCAGCAAGATGCGGGTCATCTTCGAGGCGTTCAAGCAGGCGGACGGCACGACCAGCCGCAAGTACGGCGGCACCGGCCTCGGCCTGTCCATCAGCCGCGAGATCGCCAGGCTGCTCGGTGGCGAGATCCACGCCGACAGCCAGCCGGGTCGCGGCTCCACGTTCACCCTCTACCTGCCGCTGCAGCCGAGCACGCTGCCGCCGCACGGCTACCCGGAGCTGGCCGTCAGCGACATCAGCACGCTGTCCACCGAGGCCACGCTGTCCACCGAGCCCGCCGCGCCGTTGGAGCTGGAGGGGTCGGCGAGTGAGTCGGGCCCGGCCGGCGGGGCGAACGGGGAGGCCGTGGAGCCGCCGGCGGGCGAGGAGTCGGGCGGTCAGCGGGCGGCGGAGCAGCCGACCGGTGACGCGACGCGGGAGGCGGGCAGTGCGCTGCCGACGCGAGGCACGGCGCGGCGAGCGCCGCGCGGCGGCGCGAGCCGGCCGCCGGCGGAGCCGTGGATGCTCTCCGGCCAGGACCTGGTCGCCGAACCCGGCGGCAGCACCGGGTTCGACGGCGAGAAGGTCCTCATCGTGGACGACGACATTCGCAACGTCTTCGCCCTGACCAGCGTGCTGGAGCAGCACGGGCTCCAGGTGCTGTACGCGGAGAACGGGCGCGAGGGGATCGAGGTCCTGGAGCAGCACGACGACGTGGTGCTGGTCCTGATGGACATCATGATGCCGGAGATGGACGGCTACGCCACCACGGCGGCCATCCGCCGGATGCCGCAGTTCGCCGGGTTGCCCATCGTCGCGCTGACCGCGAAGGCGATGAAGGGGGACCGGGAGAAGAGCATCGAGGCCGGGGCGTCCGATTACGTCACCAAGCCGGTGGATACCGATCACTTGCTGACGGTGATGAGGCACTGGATGCGCGCGGAGTGA
- a CDS encoding SpoIIE family protein phosphatase, producing the protein MITARAAATFDPVGRSVASARAFVRDTLQGWGFTDVVDDAVVLTSELVTNAVVHAGTAADVACMRTDTGVRVEVGDRYPEREVPLQSAGVQFGSPDREGGRGLLLCAALASRWGVEYTATNKQVWFQLDLPDRPAGTRSAGPSLPVGALPVTDARVRVAVIQIDSLGGISSWNEDAQVLFGFSPEQVTGKQLTDFAAWPHTPGTSTGIVEALQLSRWEGSYGIRGADGRVIPVYASHLRVRDADGDPSTVCLLVRDHERAVLQTPSRAPASDRHTASERGTATDAFEVFIGSPAPDDLDGLLQRTVERARDMLDGDSAYLLLATDDETELEVRASTGLPSSRQRFARVPVEAGSGRYGSARMPAVHEDLSAVPGAVPLLSNTGMRSVVTVPLKVEGRLTGSLGVAAEAPGRYSNEEALRLQFAADRIALAVESARLTELERLRRGSLSFLVEASDLLAGTLDRDQTLALMAQMTVPTLATWCAVYTIADPASEPELSYVLHEDEDRIDGLKALLAKVDPPEPVTTPGAQVWTAPAHAAHAAALRTSLRSLGLGDSVRPATGPGTSLATASAVGGETVVLPLVARNRVIGMLTLGKPTDEHFRQEILELAEDLSRRAALALDNARLYSERTAISQSLQRSLLPPELPDVPGVEVEVIYRAAGEGNEVGGDFYDLFPIRDGAYGFAIGDVCGTGPEAAAVTGLARHALRLLAREGFGGPAVLERLNAAILDEGARSRFLTLLYGELWPQEDGSATLKIVCAGHPLPLRLRQTGDVEAAAEPQPLLGVMDDLELYEQTVSLAPGDVLLCVTDGVTERREGTRMLGDDGLVDVLTTCTGLTAGAVASRVLRAVERFAAQPASDDMAILAMRVPEPQPEPQTT; encoded by the coding sequence GTGATCACCGCGCGGGCAGCCGCCACCTTCGACCCGGTCGGCCGCTCGGTCGCCTCCGCCCGCGCCTTCGTCCGCGACACGCTCCAGGGCTGGGGGTTCACCGACGTCGTCGACGACGCCGTGGTGCTCACCAGCGAACTCGTCACCAACGCCGTGGTGCACGCCGGGACCGCCGCCGACGTGGCCTGCATGCGCACCGACACCGGCGTACGCGTCGAGGTCGGCGACCGCTATCCGGAACGCGAGGTCCCGCTCCAGAGCGCCGGCGTCCAGTTCGGCAGCCCGGACCGGGAGGGCGGACGCGGCCTCCTGCTGTGCGCCGCCCTGGCCTCCCGCTGGGGCGTGGAGTACACCGCCACCAACAAGCAGGTCTGGTTCCAGCTCGACCTGCCCGACCGCCCCGCCGGCACCCGCTCCGCCGGCCCGTCGCTGCCCGTCGGCGCGCTGCCGGTCACCGACGCCCGGGTGCGGGTCGCGGTCATCCAGATCGACAGCCTCGGCGGCATCAGCTCCTGGAACGAGGACGCGCAGGTCCTCTTCGGTTTCAGCCCCGAGCAGGTCACGGGGAAGCAGCTCACGGACTTCGCGGCCTGGCCCCACACCCCGGGCACCAGCACCGGCATCGTCGAGGCCCTCCAGCTCTCCCGCTGGGAGGGCTCGTACGGCATCCGCGGCGCCGACGGCCGCGTCATCCCCGTCTACGCCTCGCACCTGCGGGTCCGCGACGCCGACGGCGACCCGTCCACCGTCTGCCTGCTCGTACGCGACCACGAGCGCGCCGTCCTGCAGACCCCCTCGCGCGCCCCCGCGTCCGACCGGCACACCGCCTCCGAGCGGGGCACGGCCACCGACGCGTTCGAGGTCTTCATCGGCTCCCCGGCCCCGGACGACCTCGACGGGCTGCTCCAGCGCACCGTGGAACGGGCCCGGGACATGCTCGACGGCGACAGCGCCTACCTCCTGCTCGCCACCGACGACGAGACCGAACTCGAAGTCCGCGCCTCCACCGGCCTGCCCTCCTCCCGTCAGCGCTTCGCCCGGGTGCCCGTCGAGGCCGGCTCGGGGCGGTACGGATCGGCCCGGATGCCCGCCGTCCACGAGGACCTGAGCGCCGTGCCGGGCGCCGTGCCGCTGCTCAGCAACACCGGCATGCGCTCGGTCGTCACGGTCCCGCTCAAGGTCGAGGGCCGGCTGACCGGCTCGCTCGGCGTCGCCGCCGAGGCCCCCGGCCGGTACAGCAACGAGGAGGCGCTGCGGCTCCAGTTCGCCGCCGACCGCATCGCCCTGGCCGTCGAGTCCGCCCGGCTGACCGAGCTGGAGCGGCTGCGCCGCGGCTCGCTCTCCTTCCTCGTCGAGGCGTCCGACCTGCTCGCCGGCACCCTGGACCGGGACCAGACGCTCGCGCTGATGGCCCAGATGACGGTACCGACGCTGGCCACCTGGTGCGCCGTCTACACCATCGCCGACCCGGCGTCCGAGCCCGAACTCTCCTACGTACTGCACGAGGACGAGGACCGCATCGACGGCCTCAAGGCACTGCTCGCCAAGGTCGACCCACCAGAGCCGGTGACCACGCCCGGCGCGCAGGTGTGGACCGCGCCGGCGCACGCCGCGCACGCCGCCGCGCTGCGCACCTCACTGCGCAGCCTGGGTCTGGGCGATTCGGTACGCCCGGCCACCGGCCCCGGCACGTCCCTGGCCACGGCTTCCGCGGTCGGCGGCGAGACGGTGGTGCTGCCGCTCGTGGCCCGCAACCGCGTCATCGGCATGCTCACCCTCGGCAAGCCCACCGACGAGCACTTCAGGCAGGAGATCCTCGAACTCGCCGAGGACCTCTCGCGCCGGGCCGCACTCGCCTTGGACAACGCCCGCCTGTACTCCGAGCGCACGGCCATCAGCCAGTCCCTCCAGCGCAGTCTGCTGCCGCCGGAGCTGCCCGACGTGCCGGGCGTCGAGGTCGAGGTCATCTACCGCGCGGCCGGCGAGGGCAACGAGGTCGGCGGCGACTTCTACGACCTCTTCCCGATCCGCGACGGCGCCTACGGCTTCGCCATCGGCGACGTATGCGGAACCGGCCCGGAGGCCGCGGCCGTCACCGGGCTGGCCCGCCACGCGCTGCGGCTGCTCGCCCGCGAGGGCTTCGGCGGCCCCGCCGTACTGGAGCGCCTGAACGCGGCCATCCTCGACGAGGGGGCCCGCAGCCGCTTCCTGACCCTGCTCTACGGCGAGCTGTGGCCGCAGGAGGACGGCAGCGCCACCCTCAAGATCGTCTGCGCCGGGCACCCGCTGCCCCTACGGCTGCGCCAGACCGGCGACGTCGAGGCGGCGGCCGAACCGCAGCCGCTGCTCGGCGTCATGGACGACCTGGAGCTGTACGAGCAGACGGTGTCCCTCGCCCCCGGCGACGTGCTGCTGTGCGTCACCGACGGCGTCACGGAACGCCGCGAGGGCACCCGCATGCTCGGCGACGACGGGCTGGTCGACGTGCTCACCACGTGTACGGGCCTGACGGCGGGCGCGGTCGCCTCCCGCGTGCTGCGCGCGGTGGAACGCTTCGCCGCGCAACCGGCCTCGGACGACATGGCCATCCTCGCCATGCGGGTCCCCGAGCCGCAGCCCGAACCGCAGACCACCTGA
- a CDS encoding ribonuclease J: MSHPHPELGPPPKLPKGGLRVTPLGGLGEIGRNMTVFEYDGRLLIVDCGVLFPEEEQPGVDLILPDFTSIRNRLGDIDGIVLTHGHEDHIGGVPYLLREKPDIPLIGSKLTLALIEAKLQEHRIRPYTLEVTEGHRERIGPFDCQFVAVNHSIPDALAVAIRTPAGMAVHTGDFKMDQLPLDGRLTDLPSFAKLGEEGIDLLLSDSTNAEVPGFVAPERDISNVLRQVFASADRRIIVASFASHVHRIQQILDAAHEYGRRVAFVGRSMVRNMGIARDLGYLRVPPGLVVDVRTLDDLPEHEIVLVCTGSQGEPMAALSRMANRDHQIRIVQGDTVILASSLIPGNENAVYRVINGLTRWGANVVHKGNAKVHVSGHASAGELLYFYNICKPRNLMPVHGEWRHLRANAELGALTGVPKDRVVIAEDGVVVDLVDGIAKISGKVQAGYVYVDGLSVGDVTESSLKDRRILGDEGIISVFVVVDSTTGKIVGGPHIQGRGTGIDDAAFVAVTPKIEDSLAKAAADGVGEPHQLQQLVRRAIGKWVSESYRRRPMILPVVVEV; the protein is encoded by the coding sequence TTGAGTCATCCGCACCCAGAACTCGGTCCTCCGCCGAAGCTCCCCAAGGGCGGCCTGCGCGTCACCCCGTTGGGCGGCCTGGGCGAGATCGGCCGCAACATGACGGTCTTCGAGTACGACGGACGGCTGCTGATCGTCGACTGCGGAGTGCTCTTCCCCGAGGAGGAGCAGCCCGGAGTTGACCTGATCCTGCCGGACTTCACGTCCATCCGAAACCGGCTCGGCGACATCGACGGCATCGTGCTCACCCACGGCCACGAGGACCACATCGGTGGCGTGCCGTACCTGCTCCGCGAGAAGCCGGACATCCCGCTCATCGGCTCCAAGCTGACGCTCGCCCTGATCGAGGCGAAGCTCCAGGAGCACCGCATCCGGCCCTACACGCTGGAGGTCACGGAGGGGCACCGCGAGCGTATCGGCCCCTTCGACTGCCAGTTCGTCGCGGTCAACCACTCGATCCCGGACGCCCTCGCGGTCGCCATCCGCACCCCGGCCGGCATGGCCGTGCACACCGGCGACTTCAAGATGGACCAACTGCCGCTGGACGGTCGCCTCACCGACCTGCCCTCCTTCGCCAAGCTCGGCGAGGAGGGCATCGACCTGCTGTTGTCGGACTCCACCAACGCCGAGGTCCCCGGCTTCGTGGCGCCGGAGCGCGACATCTCCAACGTGCTGCGCCAGGTCTTCGCCAGCGCCGACCGCCGCATCATCGTGGCGAGCTTCGCCAGTCACGTGCACCGCATCCAGCAGATCCTGGACGCGGCACACGAGTACGGACGCCGCGTGGCCTTCGTCGGCCGCTCCATGGTCCGCAACATGGGCATCGCCCGTGACCTGGGCTATCTGCGCGTACCGCCGGGGCTCGTGGTGGACGTACGCACCCTGGACGACCTCCCGGAGCACGAGATCGTGCTGGTGTGCACGGGCTCGCAGGGCGAACCGATGGCCGCGCTGTCCCGGATGGCCAACCGCGACCACCAGATCCGCATCGTGCAGGGCGACACCGTCATCCTCGCCTCGTCGCTGATCCCGGGCAACGAGAACGCGGTGTACCGGGTGATCAACGGCCTCACCAGATGGGGCGCCAACGTCGTGCACAAGGGCAACGCCAAGGTGCACGTCTCGGGCCACGCGTCGGCCGGCGAGCTGCTGTACTTCTACAACATCTGCAAGCCGCGCAACCTGATGCCGGTCCACGGCGAATGGCGCCACCTCCGGGCCAACGCCGAACTCGGCGCCCTGACCGGCGTGCCCAAGGACCGGGTGGTCATCGCCGAGGACGGCGTGGTGGTCGACCTGGTCGACGGCATCGCCAAGATCTCCGGCAAGGTCCAGGCGGGATACGTGTACGTGGACGGCCTCTCGGTAGGCGACGTCACGGAATCCTCCCTCAAGGACCGCCGCATCCTCGGGGACGAGGGCATCATCTCCGTCTTCGTGGTGGTGGACAGCACGACGGGCAAGATTGTCGGCGGCCCGCACATCCAGGGCCGGGGCACCGGCATCGACGACGCCGCCTTCGTGGCGGTGACCCCGAAGATCGAGGATTCGCTGGCCAAGGCCGCGGCCGACGGCGTCGGCGAGCCCCATCAGCTCCAGCAGCTGGTGCGCCGGGCGATCGGCAAGTGGGTCTCCGAGAGCTACCGCCGCCGACCGATGATCCTCCCGGTCGTCGTCGAGGTCTGA
- a CDS encoding DegT/DnrJ/EryC1/StrS family aminotransferase gives MGTPADELRHELARAGVRAGDEVIVPSYDVCETAHVVLALGAEPVFADIEPASFCLAPAAVEAVVTERTRAVVAVHTFGHPADLARLAELGQRHQLAVIGHGLSAEPAADIARRQQHARYLSARLTGVLTPPTCSAVAHGFQQYVVRVPGNGRPDRDAFARALRSRGVDCRVPVQTPVHRSAAFRRDVWLVETERAADESLALPVAAGMSRREVQRVVAACNALGGLLQPAS, from the coding sequence ATGGGGACTCCAGCGGATGAGCTGCGACATGAGTTGGCGCGGGCAGGCGTGCGGGCCGGCGACGAGGTGATCGTGCCCTCGTACGACGTGTGCGAGACCGCCCACGTGGTGCTGGCCCTCGGGGCGGAGCCGGTGTTCGCCGATATAGAACCGGCGTCCTTCTGCCTCGCTCCCGCGGCCGTGGAAGCCGTGGTGACCGAGCGGACGCGGGCCGTCGTGGCCGTTCACACCTTCGGTCACCCCGCGGACCTGGCCCGCCTGGCCGAGCTGGGCCAGCGGCACCAGCTCGCGGTCATCGGGCACGGCCTGTCCGCCGAGCCGGCAGCCGACATCGCGCGACGGCAGCAGCACGCCCGATATCTGAGCGCCCGACTCACGGGCGTTCTCACCCCGCCGACGTGTTCCGCGGTGGCGCACGGGTTCCAGCAGTACGTGGTGCGGGTGCCGGGCAACGGCAGGCCGGACCGGGACGCGTTCGCCCGCGCCCTGCGCTCCCGCGGCGTCGACTGCCGGGTTCCCGTGCAGACCCCGGTGCACCGAAGTGCGGCGTTCCGGCGTGACGTGTGGCTGGTCGAGACCGAGCGGGCCGCTGACGAGTCCCTGGCGCTGCCGGTCGCTGCCGGAATGTCGCGGCGTGAGGTGCAGCGTGTCGTCGCCGCCTGCAACGCGCTCGGTGGGCTTTTGCAGCCCGCCTCGTAG